The genomic window GAAGATCAAGAAGTCGCAGGCGCCGCTCACCCTGGAACTCGTCCGCAACCCCGACGTGCTGGAGGAGATGGGCAAGGTCAAGGGGCGGCGGGTGCTCGTGGGATTCAAGGCGGAGACCGGCCCGGGGCTTGAGGCCGCGCGGGAAATGCTGCGGCGGAAGAACCTCGACCTCGTCGTGCTCAACGACGTGACGGAGCCGGGCGCCGGCTTCGGCACGGACACGAACCGCGTCGTCCTCGTGACCGCGGAAGGGGAGGAATCCCTCCCGCTGATGGGAAAACGGGAGGTGGCGGAGCGCATCTGGGACGCCGTCGCCCGCCGCCTTGGGCCTTCAGGTTGAGCCTCGGCCTTAAGCTTGGCTGTCGGAGGGCGCGGCGGGACGGCCACGCAGCGCTCCATACGATAGGGGGAGCCGCATGTCGTCCTTCGATATCCAGAAGCTTGGCCAGGTCTCCGTCAATGTCCACGATCTGCCGCGCGCGGTGGCGTTCTACCGCGACACGCTGGGCCTCCAGTTCCTCTTTGAGGCAGGGCACCTCGCCTTCTTCCGGTGCGGGGACGTGCGCCTCATGCTGAGCCTGCCGGAGACGCCGGAGTTCGACCATCCGGGCTCGGTGCTCTACTTCCAGGTGGGCGACATCGACACCGCTCACCGGGCGCTGCGGGAGAAGGGCGTCGAGTTCGTCGACGCGCCCCACCGGATCGCGAAAGTGGGGTCGAGGGAGACCTGGATGAGCTTCTTCCGGGATCCCGAAGGCAACCTGCTGGCCCTGATGGAGGAGCGGGAGATGGGTTCCGCGTCCCCGCCCGAAGCCTAGCGCGAGTTCCGGATCGCCTCCACGGCCGCCGGATTTTCCAGCGCCGTGAGGTCCCCGGCCGGCTGCCCCAGGTACGCCGCCCGCACGACGCGCCGCATGATCTTGGCGTTGCGCGTGCGCGGAAGATCGTCGACGAAGCGCACATCCTTCGGGAGGAACGGCTTTCCCAGCACGCTCGCGACCTGCTCCTTCAACTCCCTGCGCAGGTTTTCGCCGGGCTCGTGCTCCGGGCGCAGGATGCAGAACGCCACGATGGCCTCGCCCTTCACCTCGTCCGGCACGCCGATCGCCGCCGCCTCCCGGACGGCGGGGTGCGCCACCAGGGCGGACTCCACTTCCGCCGGCCCCACGCGCTTGCCGGCCACTTTCAGCGTGTCGTCGGAGCGGCCCTGGATGTACCAGAAGCCGTCCTCGTCGACATACGCCCAATCGCCGTGCACCCAGAGGTCCGGGATGCGGGACCAGTACGTGTCGAGGTAGCGGTCGGGATCGCGCCAGAAGCCGCGCGTCATCCCCGGCCAGGGCTGCCGGATGACGAGCTCGCCCACCGCGCCGCGCACCGGGCGGCCGGTCTCGTCGACGACGTCGACGGCCATGCCGGGAACCGGCCCGGCGAAGGCGCACGGCTTGAGCGGCGCGACGGTGAGCCCGGAGAGGATGCCGCCGGAGATCTCCGTGCCGCCGGAGTAGTTGATGATGGGGATGCGGCCCCCGCCGACGACCTCGAACGTCCACCGCCAGGGCTCCGGGTTCCAAGGCTCCCCCGTGGAGCCGATGGCGCGCAGGCGGGAGAGGTCGTGGCGGCGCACCGGCTCCTCGCCGAGCGGCATGAGCGAGCGGATGAGCG from Clostridia bacterium includes these protein-coding regions:
- the coaBC gene encoding bifunctional phosphopantothenoylcysteine decarboxylase/phosphopantothenate--cysteine ligase CoaBC: SRARDLAGRRVLVTAGPTQEPLDPVRYLSNHSSGKMGWALAEAARDRGAQVTLVAGPVALPDPPGVEVVRVQTAEEMLEAVRARFDGCEALVASAAVADYRPKSRSPVKIKKSQAPLTLELVRNPDVLEEMGKVKGRRVLVGFKAETGPGLEAAREMLRRKNLDLVVLNDVTEPGAGFGTDTNRVVLVTAEGEESLPLMGKREVAERIWDAVARRLGPSG
- a CDS encoding VOC family protein, translating into MSSFDIQKLGQVSVNVHDLPRAVAFYRDTLGLQFLFEAGHLAFFRCGDVRLMLSLPETPEFDHPGSVLYFQVGDIDTAHRALREKGVEFVDAPHRIAKVGSRETWMSFFRDPEGNLLALMEEREMGSASPPEA